Proteins from a genomic interval of Sphingobacterium sp. SYP-B4668:
- a CDS encoding DUF4271 domain-containing protein codes for MLSLSSSSIKNTNIQNDSLGATITLPAHDVALDTMQLAPSRPLYLKPNPNGALVVPQYIKDQVIVTNGDFLKWMKFADTLKRQSTDVVKSGDIKTTRPLWIMATILILMFAVAMVRRYFPLDFYVIIEAYFKDRLLQQVSKEDNMATSWPYIFLYLIFSFTLGLFLLMFDAYLSQSQRLLTLENFFKVSLIVGVLFIVKILIIRFISYIFELNKLVREYIAVLYLVYFNSMLILMPAVLILSLLPTAYFTIVISLSLILIFILFIYRFLRTAFHLFSNLRFPIFYLIVYLCCLEIAPILILVRTLSK; via the coding sequence TTGCTGTCGTTGTCATCTTCTTCCATCAAAAATACAAACATACAAAACGATTCTCTAGGCGCAACGATCACACTCCCTGCCCATGATGTTGCCTTGGATACTATGCAGCTCGCTCCATCACGTCCGCTATATCTCAAGCCAAATCCAAATGGAGCGCTGGTCGTACCACAATATATAAAAGATCAAGTGATCGTGACCAATGGCGATTTCCTGAAATGGATGAAATTTGCCGATACGCTGAAGAGACAGTCGACAGATGTGGTCAAAAGTGGGGATATAAAAACTACTCGGCCGCTGTGGATCATGGCCACTATATTGATTTTGATGTTTGCTGTTGCTATGGTCAGACGGTATTTTCCATTAGATTTCTATGTGATCATAGAAGCATATTTTAAGGACAGACTACTTCAACAGGTGAGCAAGGAGGATAATATGGCAACTTCCTGGCCTTATATTTTTCTATACCTTATTTTTAGTTTTACGCTAGGGCTTTTTCTACTGATGTTTGACGCTTACCTCAGCCAAAGCCAGCGATTGTTGACCCTCGAAAACTTTTTTAAAGTGTCCCTTATTGTGGGGGTTCTCTTCATCGTGAAAATTTTGATTATTCGATTTATTTCCTATATTTTCGAATTGAATAAATTGGTACGTGAATATATTGCTGTTTTGTATTTAGTTTATTTTAACAGTATGTTAATTCTAATGCCGGCAGTGCTGATTTTGAGTTTGTTGCCTACCGCTTATTTTACAATAGTAATATCTTTATCACTAATTTTAATATTTATATTGTTCATTTATAGGTTTTTACGCACTGCTTTTCATTTGTTTAGCAATCTTAGGTTTCCTATTTTTTATTTAATTGTGTACCTTTGCTGCCTAGAAATTGCACCGATATTGATATTAGTGCGGACGTTGAGCAAATAA
- a CDS encoding transglycosylase domain-containing protein — translation MLKKFYNKITIKQKRWIIGTIAVVVLICGIGLLYGLSKRDAILQRAIASAKQKAESQYNVDLKIQYYGFRGLSTVVFKNVFVTPKGKDQLAQIDDFAVSVRLWPLLFGDVKIGLIEMENARFTLVKRDSVVNNYDFLFKKNKQDSTPTPKAEKNLAALADGLLKKVFFKIPRNMDVRNFEISFKDDSTYQQLKVPRAEIAGGDIDAALYLNGDEGRWHVMGHVNPDAQELNLKLASEKKNTEFPFLRSKFGIRMSFDEIQFDLQKVNRKGKELLTLRGDWQFKNLNVHHWRLSDQDINIPEATLEGGVDIGAQSIELVKESKVKVKDFEFSPQAKYVHKPEKIVALSIHTGRFEAQKLFDAIPKGLFESLEGVQVQGNIQYDLDFEVNLKKPDQLTFVSKIDDQELKVQKWGKADINKLNGPFVYTAYEGDKVMREITVGPQNPNFATYDRISNYMRTTLLNTEDPFFFKHNGFQEEAFKLSIVTNIKERKFKRGASTISMQLVKNVFLNRNKTLVRKLEEIMLVWLMESSKQVSKQRMYEVYLNVIEWGNNVYGITEAARYYFGKTPAEITLGESLFLSSIVPKPKKGLYSFEYTGHLKENVYRYFSTYGNIMVKTGQLARDTTVANYGFYTVSLQPNLRPHRPAGLEVDSLQGLDVDIDAEQEDKIRELELQEKEKRGLFDKIFDKKPPVER, via the coding sequence ATGCTCAAGAAATTCTATAATAAAATCACCATCAAGCAAAAACGATGGATCATCGGCACAATTGCGGTGGTGGTATTGATATGCGGGATAGGCTTGCTTTATGGGCTAAGCAAGAGGGATGCCATCTTACAGCGAGCTATTGCTTCTGCCAAACAGAAAGCCGAAAGTCAGTATAATGTGGACCTTAAGATTCAATACTACGGCTTCAGAGGGCTTTCTACTGTTGTCTTTAAGAATGTGTTCGTCACGCCCAAGGGGAAAGACCAACTTGCGCAGATAGATGATTTTGCCGTGTCGGTGAGATTATGGCCGCTGCTTTTCGGGGATGTCAAAATTGGGCTCATCGAGATGGAAAATGCTCGATTCACGCTCGTAAAACGAGATAGTGTGGTCAATAATTATGACTTTCTGTTCAAGAAAAATAAACAAGATTCTACCCCTACTCCTAAGGCCGAAAAAAATCTCGCTGCCCTAGCTGATGGTTTGCTAAAAAAGGTCTTTTTCAAGATTCCGCGCAACATGGATGTGCGCAATTTCGAAATTTCTTTCAAGGATGATAGTACTTATCAACAATTGAAGGTGCCACGTGCCGAGATTGCAGGGGGGGATATTGATGCCGCATTATACCTCAACGGTGATGAGGGCCGCTGGCATGTGATGGGCCATGTCAATCCAGATGCTCAGGAACTCAATCTAAAGCTTGCTTCCGAAAAAAAGAATACGGAATTCCCCTTTCTACGTAGTAAATTCGGTATACGGATGAGCTTTGACGAAATCCAATTCGACCTACAGAAGGTAAATCGTAAGGGCAAAGAACTCTTGACGCTTAGAGGTGATTGGCAGTTTAAGAATTTGAATGTCCATCACTGGCGTCTTTCCGACCAAGATATCAATATTCCTGAAGCCACGTTGGAGGGAGGGGTGGATATAGGTGCGCAGTCTATTGAATTGGTAAAAGAGAGCAAGGTGAAGGTGAAAGATTTTGAATTTAGCCCACAAGCCAAATATGTACATAAGCCAGAGAAAATTGTAGCACTGTCCATTCATACGGGCAGGTTCGAGGCGCAGAAGCTTTTCGATGCTATACCTAAGGGGTTATTTGAATCCTTGGAAGGTGTTCAAGTCCAAGGTAATATCCAGTATGATCTTGATTTTGAAGTCAACCTTAAGAAACCAGATCAATTGACGTTTGTATCAAAGATAGACGACCAAGAGCTCAAGGTCCAGAAGTGGGGTAAGGCTGATATCAATAAGCTTAACGGGCCATTTGTCTATACCGCTTATGAAGGTGATAAGGTCATGCGGGAAATCACGGTAGGGCCGCAAAATCCTAATTTTGCAACCTATGATCGGATTTCGAATTATATGCGTACGACACTGCTCAATACCGAAGACCCGTTCTTTTTTAAGCACAATGGTTTTCAAGAGGAAGCTTTCAAGCTGTCCATTGTCACAAATATTAAAGAACGCAAATTCAAAAGAGGGGCAAGTACAATATCCATGCAGTTGGTTAAGAACGTTTTTTTGAATCGGAATAAGACCTTGGTCCGTAAATTAGAAGAAATCATGCTCGTGTGGCTGATGGAGTCATCTAAGCAGGTGAGTAAGCAACGGATGTATGAAGTATATCTCAATGTTATCGAGTGGGGGAATAATGTCTATGGCATTACGGAAGCTGCTCGTTACTATTTCGGGAAGACACCGGCGGAGATTACATTAGGCGAGAGCCTATTTCTATCTAGCATCGTCCCTAAGCCCAAAAAAGGACTGTATTCTTTCGAATATACCGGTCACTTGAAGGAGAATGTCTATCGATATTTCAGTACCTATGGCAATATAATGGTGAAAACCGGCCAGCTGGCGCGTGATACCACAGTCGCTAATTATGGATTCTATACGGTGAGTCTACAGCCTAATCTCCGTCCTCATAGACCTGCGGGGCTGGAGGTGGATAGCCTGCAGGGGCTGGATGTGGATATTGATGCTGAACAGGAGGACAAAATTCGAGAATTAGAGCTACAGGAAAAGGAAAAAAGAGGTCTTTTTGATAAGATTTTCGATAAAAAACCTCCTGTAGAACGATAA
- the hpt gene encoding hypoxanthine phosphoribosyltransferase, with product MKSLTIDNLDFELMIDHDQIQKRIRLIGIDLNMRYQDKHPVFIGVLNGCFMFMSDLMKQVVIPSELSFVKLASYSGTEQGRLSELIGVGMDLKGRDIIIVEDIIDSGHSLKYTMDALERLEVASISVCALLMKPANLQVTFDNIMYIGFEIDEEFVVGYGLDYNGQCRNLPNIYQHVPSGS from the coding sequence ATGAAGAGTCTGACGATAGATAATTTGGATTTTGAGTTAATGATCGATCACGATCAGATACAAAAGCGTATACGGTTAATTGGTATTGATTTGAATATGAGGTACCAAGATAAGCATCCCGTATTTATTGGTGTACTCAATGGGTGCTTTATGTTCATGTCCGATCTTATGAAGCAGGTGGTGATACCCTCCGAACTTTCGTTTGTCAAGCTCGCATCTTATAGCGGTACGGAGCAGGGAAGGCTTTCCGAACTGATCGGGGTAGGGATGGATCTAAAAGGAAGAGATATCATTATCGTAGAAGATATTATTGATTCTGGGCATTCGCTCAAATATACAATGGATGCTTTGGAACGGTTGGAAGTTGCGAGTATTTCCGTGTGCGCATTGTTGATGAAACCGGCCAATCTTCAAGTGACCTTTGACAACATCATGTACATTGGGTTTGAGATTGATGAAGAGTTCGTCGTCGGATATGGCTTGGATTACAATGGCCAATGCCGAAATCTACCAAACATTTATCAGCATGTACCTTCAGGATCTTAA
- the porK gene encoding type IX secretion system lipoprotein PorK/GldK — translation MNCNFLKALTLFAIVSIGMASCKGPGNNGELVGVRLDKLKANKTPFGMVLIPGGTFIMGQSDEDITFSQVSQNRQVTIAPFYMDDTEISNSEYRQFVNWVRDSILITNFLGDDSYFIQSENAGAERHIDWNKVNANSPWKTKDANQRERVGSMYYQGEDRIFGKNEIDVRLLKYHYEWYDLRRAIDAKNDPSRSRSEFIMRDTLLVYPDTTVWLSDFSYAQNEPMVEGYFSHPSFDEYPVVGVTWKQAQAFNTWRTRLFNNAASKNRETERMPYQLPSEAEWEYAARSGKTGMQYPWGGPSARNAKGCLMANFKPGRGNYIDDGAAYTAPVYSYWPNDFGLYNMAGNVAEWTQSSYDESAYSFVHDMNPTYSHSAKSSDPNAMKRKVVRGGSWKDVGYFLQNSTRQYEYQDTAKSYIGFRSVTRYTGVSY, via the coding sequence ATGAATTGTAATTTTTTAAAGGCTCTTACACTCTTCGCTATAGTGTCCATTGGGATGGCTAGTTGTAAAGGTCCAGGTAATAATGGTGAATTAGTTGGGGTAAGGCTTGATAAACTAAAGGCAAATAAAACACCGTTTGGGATGGTGTTGATTCCGGGAGGTACATTTATAATGGGACAATCGGATGAAGACATTACATTTTCCCAAGTCTCCCAGAATAGACAGGTGACCATTGCTCCATTCTATATGGATGATACAGAGATTTCCAACAGTGAGTATCGCCAATTTGTCAATTGGGTAAGGGATTCGATATTAATAACCAACTTTTTGGGAGATGATAGTTATTTTATCCAAAGTGAGAATGCGGGTGCTGAGCGACATATTGATTGGAATAAGGTAAACGCAAATTCGCCATGGAAAACGAAGGATGCCAACCAACGCGAACGTGTTGGGAGCATGTATTATCAAGGTGAAGACCGGATTTTTGGTAAGAATGAAATCGATGTGAGGTTGTTAAAATACCACTATGAGTGGTATGATCTAAGAAGAGCCATTGATGCCAAAAATGACCCTTCGAGAAGCCGTTCTGAATTTATTATGCGAGATACTTTGTTGGTGTATCCAGATACCACGGTATGGTTGAGCGACTTCAGTTATGCGCAGAATGAGCCTATGGTAGAAGGGTATTTCTCTCACCCATCATTCGACGAATATCCAGTAGTGGGGGTGACGTGGAAACAAGCACAGGCTTTCAATACATGGCGAACTCGCCTCTTTAACAACGCCGCATCCAAAAATCGCGAAACAGAACGTATGCCTTATCAGCTTCCCTCAGAAGCCGAATGGGAGTATGCGGCTCGCTCCGGAAAGACAGGTATGCAGTATCCGTGGGGAGGTCCATCCGCCCGAAATGCAAAAGGCTGTTTGATGGCTAATTTTAAACCAGGAAGAGGTAACTATATAGATGATGGGGCCGCTTACACGGCACCAGTTTATTCTTACTGGCCCAATGACTTTGGCTTATATAATATGGCCGGGAATGTGGCCGAATGGACACAGTCCAGTTATGATGAGTCCGCCTACTCATTTGTACATGATATGAATCCTACGTATTCGCATAGTGCTAAGTCTTCTGACCCCAACGCAATGAAGCGTAAAGTCGTGCGAGGAGGATCTTGGAAAGACGTAGGGTACTTTCTTCAAAATTCAACCAGACAATATGAATACCAAGATACCGCAAAGTCATATATAGGATTTAGATCCGTGACGCGTTACACAGGAGTATCTTATTAA
- a CDS encoding uroporphyrinogen-III synthase, whose product MKDMQTSDVERAKKVKSILVTIPKPENDKSPYFNLAEKYNLKLDFRGFIHVEGVPAKEVRKDKVNLSEHTAVIFTSKNAVDHFFRVCEEMRFEVSAEMKYFCITEAIALYLQKYIQYRKRKIFFGKQTAKDLEDVLKKHSKEKFLFPCSDVANEETSNWLQENGYNFTPAVLFRTVISDLSDLKDVFYDVIVFFSPSSVQSLYDNFPDFKQNNTRIAAFGTTTQQALLDHGLILDIPAPTPAAPSMTMAVEQYIKLVNK is encoded by the coding sequence ATGAAAGATATGCAAACTTCTGATGTTGAAAGAGCTAAGAAAGTTAAGAGTATTCTAGTAACTATTCCCAAACCCGAAAATGATAAATCCCCCTATTTCAATTTAGCTGAAAAATATAACCTTAAGTTAGATTTTAGAGGCTTTATTCATGTGGAAGGAGTGCCTGCTAAAGAGGTGCGAAAAGATAAGGTCAATTTATCTGAGCATACAGCAGTCATTTTTACCAGTAAGAATGCTGTAGATCATTTTTTTCGAGTATGTGAAGAAATGAGATTTGAAGTGTCTGCTGAAATGAAGTATTTCTGTATCACAGAGGCTATTGCTCTCTATTTACAAAAGTATATCCAGTATCGCAAACGTAAGATATTCTTTGGTAAGCAGACTGCGAAGGACTTGGAAGATGTACTGAAGAAACACAGCAAGGAAAAATTCCTTTTCCCTTGCTCGGATGTCGCCAACGAGGAGACGTCAAACTGGCTGCAGGAGAATGGGTATAATTTTACCCCCGCAGTATTGTTCCGAACGGTAATCAGTGACTTGTCCGATCTTAAAGATGTTTTTTACGATGTGATCGTATTTTTTAGTCCATCAAGCGTACAGTCTCTGTATGATAATTTTCCAGACTTCAAGCAGAACAATACCCGTATCGCAGCATTTGGAACAACTACACAGCAAGCGTTGTTAGATCATGGACTTATTCTTGATATTCCTGCGCCTACACCAGCTGCACCAAGTATGACGATGGCCGTAGAGCAATATATTAAGTTGGTCAACAAATAG
- a CDS encoding DNA-3-methyladenine glycosylase I, with amino-acid sequence MQNSITRCPWCGTDELYMRYHDEEWGKQVTDEQILFEFLVLESAQAGLSWITILRKREHYRRLFADFDYHKVAQFTADDVERLLLDPGIIRNRLKVKSTIENAKIFIRIQEEFGSFYRYLYSFLPHEAPIINQLKSLKDAPVSTPESDAIAKDLKKRGIKFFGTTICYAYMQAVGMVNDHLVDCTFRDR; translated from the coding sequence ATGCAAAATTCAATCACTAGATGTCCATGGTGCGGGACCGACGAACTCTATATGCGTTATCATGACGAAGAATGGGGCAAGCAGGTTACGGACGAGCAGATTTTATTCGAATTTTTGGTACTCGAATCCGCGCAAGCCGGATTGAGCTGGATTACGATTTTGAGAAAACGCGAGCACTATCGAAGACTATTCGCAGACTTTGACTACCACAAGGTGGCCCAATTCACAGCTGATGATGTCGAACGCTTGCTCTTAGACCCGGGCATCATTCGGAATAGACTAAAAGTAAAGAGTACGATTGAGAATGCAAAGATATTCATTCGAATACAAGAAGAATTTGGCAGCTTCTACCGGTATCTTTACTCGTTCTTACCTCATGAGGCTCCTATCATCAATCAACTAAAAAGCCTGAAAGATGCCCCTGTCAGCACCCCAGAATCTGATGCCATCGCAAAAGATCTCAAAAAACGAGGAATCAAGTTTTTTGGCACAACGATATGCTATGCCTATATGCAAGCTGTAGGCATGGTCAACGACCACCTAGTAGATTGTACCTTCCGGGATCGTTAA